The Pseudomonadota bacterium genome includes the window CAGCCCAGCAAACGCTCCAGGCCCACATCGATCGGCTGTCGGCCGATGGCGGGCTCATCGCCAGCACCCCGCTGCCGTCCTGGCACGAGCAGGGTACTTTTGTTGCACCCACGGCCTTTAAGATCGACCGGCTCGATCTGCTCAAGCGAGAGGTCTTCGGACCCATCCTGCACGTGATCGAATATCGCGCGCAGGACCTGGACCAGGTGCTCGACCAGATCAACCGGAGCGGCTATGGCCTGACGCTGGGCATCCACAGTCGAATAGAGGATACGATCGAGCACATCCGAGCCCGCGCCCGCGTCGGCAACTGCTACGTCAACCGCAACATGATCGGCGCTGTCGTCGGCGTGCAGCCGTTTGGCGGCGAGGGGCTGTCGGGTACCGGGCCGAAGGCCGGCGGTCCGCATTACCTACACCGGTTCATCACCGAGCGAACCTTCACCGTCAATACGGCCGCCGTGGGCGGCAATGCATCACTGCTGGCCATGCAGCCGGCGGTGGACTGACGGGCGGCCGGGGATCGCGGTGATTACCAGGCGAACCCAACGCGGTGACGTCGCGCCCCCTCTAACAGCCGGAGGGACGTGATGTATCTGCAGTACTTTGGTTTGCACGAGGCCCCGTTCTCCATTACGCCAGACCCGCGCTTTGTGTTTCTGAGTGCTCGGCATGAGGATGCGCTGGCCCATCTAAAATACGGCATCACCGAGGGCGGCGGCGGTGGCTTTGTGCAGCTCACCGGCGAGGTGGGAACCGGCAAGACGACGCTATCCCGATGCCTGCTGGAAACCCTGCCTGACAACATCTCGGTGGCGCTGCTGCTGAATCCGCGGCTGCCGCCGCTGGAGCTGCTGGAGGCGATCTGTGAGGAGCTGAAGGTTTCCACCCGAGCTGCCAAAGGCAGTCAGAAAAGACTGGTCGACCGTCTCAACCGGTATCTGCTCAGGGCCCACGGCGAGGGCCGCAACGTCGTGTTGATCGTCGACGAAGCGCAGAACCTGCTGCCGGAGGCGCTGGAACAGGTCCGCCTGCTCACCAACCTGGAAACGCCAACCAAGAAACTCCTGCAGATTGTGCTGCTGGGACAGCCGGAGCTGCGCGACCTGCTGGCGCGCGCCGACCTGCGGCAGCTCGCGCAGCGCATCACGGCCCGCTATCACCTGACCGCGCTGGACGGCACCGAAACCGCCGACTACCTCGCTCACCGCCTCAAGGTCGCCGGTGCCCTGGAAAACCTCTTTACCCCCGGCGCCTGCCGAGCCGTCCATCGCTACACCGGCGGCGTACCCCGACTGATCAACATTGTGGCGGAGCGCGCGCTGGTGGCGACCTACGCCGCGGGCGAGCGGCGGGTGAGTGCCGCGCTGGTCAAGCTGGCCGCTGAGGAGGTGCTGCCGCCGGCGGTCGGCACCGTCGAGCCTGGACCTCAACGATCAGCACCCCCCCTCGGTGCGGTGCTGCGAGGCCAGCTGGGAGGACTCGCCGCAGGCCTGACGCTGGCGGCCGCAGCGGCCGTTGCCTGGTGGTGGTGGGACAGCAGCAGACAGGCTGCTGCTACCTCACCGCAGAATGCAGCGCTGAGCGGCCTGACAGCGAGCCGTCCGGCGGTCGGGTCTGCACCGGACTCGAGCATCGCGGCTCCGTCGGTTGAGGCGAAGGGCCGCTTGGGGCAAAGCGGCGAAAATTGGATCCAGACCTGGGACCAGGCCTGGCTCCGGCTGAGTGATGGGCTCAGCACAGCTGCGGCGGCTGCGCCGCGCCGTGGGGAGTGCCCTGACGAGCCGGTTCCGCCCCTGCGGTGCCGGCGCGCGCGGGCCGGCACCGATGAGCTTGAGGCTCTGGACCGGCCGGTGATGATCCAGCTGTCGGCCGCGGATAATCGCTACGCGCTCGTGCGGTTCGCCGACTCGGCGGTTGAGGTCATGGGGCCAGAAGAGTCGAACTGGCTCGACACGCGAGAGATCGAAGCGCGCTGGAGCGGTCTGTATATCGATCTCTTTATGATTCCCGGCTACGTCCCCGACGTCCTGCGTGAGGGCGACCGCGGACCCGGCGTGCTGTGGGTCAAGGCGGCGGCCAGTCGTTCCAAGCCGGCCTTTCAGGCAGACGCTAGCGACCCCTACTTCGGTCCCGCGCTGCGAAGCTGGGCCGAGGCGTTCCAGTCAGCTCACGGACTGCCGTCCGACGGACTGATCGGTCTGGCGACGCTTCAACGGATCGCTGACCGCGAAGATCTGATGCCATGATGGGGCCAGCGACGCTGGCGGCTGGCGCAGCCGCTGATCGGGGAGAAGCCTGATGTCCAGCATCCTTGAGGCGCTCAAGAAATCAGAGGCGCAGCGCGCCGCCGGCAACGCATCGCGGGCGCCGCTAGCGACCGAGCCGCAGCACAGGTCATCCCAAAACCGGCGGCTGCTGCTGATGATGCCACTGGCCATCGGACTGGCGGTGACGGTCGCGTGGCGCTATGGGCTGTTGACGTCACCCGATGACGTCGACTCGATCGAGACACCGACCGTGGCCGGCACGGCGCCCGCTGCCGGTGAAGCGGTTCCAGCTGTCGCCCCGGCGCCGGCGCAGCCAGCCCCCGCTCGCGCCATTCAGCCGACCACCGCCGCCGAATCGGCCGGCGCTGCACCAAAGCCGGTCACCGAGGCACAGCCGCTCGGACCGACGACGGAGGCCCCGGCGCCGGCATCATCGCCTGAACTTGGCGACGCCACGGTGCAGACCGAAACCCCGGCTGCGCCGGTTGCTACAGCAGGGTCTTCGCCGCCCTTGGCTGAGCCTACCGACGTACCCATGCCTGCGACGGCAACGGCCGAACCCCCGGCACAACCTGCCGACGACACCGCGGACGCACCACCGCCTAAACCCGGCTCCCGCCTTCCCTCACTGGCCCAGCTCCCGGCTTTGGAACAGGAGATCGGGGCCGTTGAGATGACGATGCTTGTGTATAGCCAGGATCCGGCGCGCCGGTTTGCGCTGGTTAACGGTCAGCGGCTCAAGGAGGGTGAAACCCTGGAAGGCGGGGTGGAGCTGCTGGAGATCCGGCGTGACTCCTGCGTGTTTGCCGCTCGCGGTCAGCGGTTTGTCATCCGCAGCCAGTAGGCGAGCACAACCCATGATGGCGTTTTGAAAAGGACTCGGCGCGACAAGGCCTGGTTTCGTAAGCCTCAAAAGCGGCGCTGGCCGCTCGCGGCGGTGCTGCTGGGCGTGGCGATGGCCGCGACGGGCATCTGGCAACGGGCCTCAGACTGGACTTTTGGCGCCTGGGGGCTGATTCCGGCGGAGTTTGTGGCGGCGTTTCAGGGCAGCGTCGAGTGGTGGCAGCCTCCGCTGATCACGCCGCTGACCTCGCTGTTTATGCACGCCGGCTGGCCGCACTTGATCGGCAACCTGATCTATTGGGCCCTGTTCGCTCCCCGCGTAGAAAGTCGGATCGGCGCGCTGGGCTTTGCGTCGCTGCTGCTGGGCTGCGGCGTGCTGGCAAACCTTTACTCGGTCTGGCTCGAACCCGAGGGCCTGGCGCCGCTGGTCGGGATGAGCGGGATGGTTTCAGCCTGCATGGGTGCATTCCTCGGGCTGTTTCCCCGCTCGAAAGTGGGCGTCATCCTGCCTCTCGGGCTATACCTTCAGTTCCTGCGCATCCCCGCGATCGCGCTGATTGGCTCGTGGTTTGGATTCCAGGTGTTATACACTTTTTTCGGTGACGCGCTTGGCACCGTGGCCTGGTGGACCCATATCGCAGGCTTTGTGAGCGGACTGATCCTTGCGATCCCGCTCAGCTTTCTCACGCCCGCCGTTGCGCAGCGCGAGCGCTGACCTGCATCGGGAAACGCGCCGGCATCGTGCGCAGTAGCAAGGACAGAACATGGCCAAAAACACGCTCTATAAAGTCATCTTTCTCAACCACGGGAAGGTCTACGAACTGTTTGCCCGCAGCGCCAGCGCCAGTGGCCTCTATGGCTTCGTTGAAATCGGCGAGCTGGTGTTCGAGAGCGGGGAGTCCCTGGTGGTCGACCCCACCGAAGAACGAATCCGGGACGAGTTCAGTGACGTCAAGGTGCTGCACCTGCCCATGCACAGCGTCATTCGCCTGGAAGAGGTGGAAAAGCGCGGCACCTGCCAAATTCGCGATCGCGAGAGCGGCGAGAAGATCACACCCTTTCCGCTGTCAGCCCCGACCGGCCGCAGCGAAAGCTAAACCATACCGTGGATACTAGTAGGCTGTTGAAAAAGCCTTCCCTGGCCCATTTTTTTACTATGGCAACAACGCCATTGAAAATGCCGGCACGTCCATGTGCCGGATGCAGCGCGCCGAAAAACTTCGGTTTTTAGCGCGCCGCTAGTTCGACGCAGCTCCGGCCGGTTGCCCGGCGAAGTCCGACTGCCGCAATAGCTTCGTCGCCTCCAGCAGCGCCCGGTCGATGCCGTCGGGCCCCGGCTTGCTCTCCATAGCGATATCAGGCTCGATGCCCGTACCGTGGATCGATACGCCAGATGGCGTGTAATACCGCGCGGTTGTGAGCTTGATGGCGCCGCCGTTGCGCAGCGGTAGCACGGTCTGCACCGATCCTTTGCCAAAACTCTTCTCCCCGAGCAGCGTCGCCCGGCCGTGATCTTTCAGTGCGCCGGCGACAATCTCTGACGCGGACGCGCTGACCTTGTCGAGCAGCAGCACGATCGGCGCACCCTCGAGCGCGTCGTCTGCATCCGACTGGTAGGTCGCCAGGTCAGCGCCGTCTCGGCCGCGGGTGGAAACGATGTCGCCCCGGCTCAGAAACAGGTCGCTGACGCCAACCGCTGCCGACAGCACGCCGCCCGGGTTGCCGCGCAGGTCGAGGATCAATCCCCCGAGCGGTGCGCCATGGCCCGCCTCGAGTTCGGCCAGGGTGTCGGCGACCCGGCCAGCCGTTCCCGTCTGAAAATTCCCGATCTTCAGGTAGGCGAGGCCACCGTCCAGCAGCTCACCGTGCACGGCGATGATTCGAATTACCTCACGGCGCAGAGTCATGCGGCGGTCTGCCTGACCCTCACGCCCAACCGTGATGGTCACCTTGGTATCCGCAGGTCCACGGACCCGCTCGAGCGCGCTGCGGGGCCCGGCTTTGGTAATGGGGATGCCCTCCACTTCGCGAATGGTGTCGCCGCGGACGATGCCCGCTCTCGCGGCGGGTCCTTCCTCGGTGACCGCGACCACCGCCAGCTCACCGTCGCGCCAGTCGACCTCGATGCCGATGCCGCCGTACCGACCCTGACTGTCACTCTCGAGCCGCCGGTATTGGTCAGCGTCCAGGTAAACGGTATGCCGATCCAGTCCGGACAGCATGCCGCGGATGGCGTCTTCCAGCAGGTCAGCATCCGCCGTATCGTCGACGTAATCTCGCTGCACGTGACCCATCACGTCCGTCAGCGTGCGCATCTGCATCAGGGTCAGCGCCATATCATCAGGCGGCGCGGCCACCGCGCGGCTGGTGCACACCGCGGCGACGACAAGCGCCAGAATCATCGTTGTGACGCACCAATCTCGGGTGGCTGGACGCCTCACGATGCTTATAGAGGAGCGGCTCGCGGTCTGTCCGCGAACGTCGTGCTGGCTTCGACTTCGGTGGTTTGGCATTGCGCGGTTCCTCGCGTGTGCTTAGCTGGCAGGGCCACTACCCCTGTCTCTAACGTCGGCCCAGGATCATCGGGGCTTTATCCATAGACCGCGCTAGGGCACAAAAAGATTCATCCAGCGCGGCTGGGCTGTGGCACACTCCGTGCCATGACCGATCCTGACTATCGTTCGAGCAAGCTCATCGACCCGGCGGAGCGCCTGATTTTTGCCCTCGATGTGCCCCATCGCAGCGACGCTTTAGCGCTCGTAGACCAGCTTGGAGACGCGGTACGTTTCTACAAACTTGGGCTTGAGTTTTTTCTGAGCGGCAGCTTCTTTCCGGTACTGGAAGAGCTCTGCAGCCGCGACAAGAAAATTTTTGTCGACCTCAAGCTATTCGATATTCCGGCAACCGTTGCCGGCGCGGTCCGGCAGCTGAACCAATACCCCATCGACCTCACCACCGTGCATGGCAACGACGCCATGCTGCGGGCCGCAGCGGAGGCGGCCGATTCGCTGAAGGTTCTGGGTGTGACCGCCCTGACCAGCCTGGACCGCGGTGATCTCGACGACCTGGGGTTCAGCTGCAGTGTCGAAGACCTGGTGCTGTCCCGGGCTCGCCGCGCGCTGGAGGCCGGCTGCGCCGGCGTGGTGTCCTCGGGGCTTGAGGCCACGCGACTGCGCGAGAACCTCGACCACAAGCTGCTGGTTGTTTGCCCCGGCATTCGGCCGGTGGCCAACACCGACGACCAGCAGCGCACCGTCGACGTGGCGCAGGCGTTGCGCAATGGCGCTGACTACCTGGTCATCGGCAGGCCCATCCGAGCCGCCGACGACCCTCGGGGTGCTGCCAGCGCCATCGTGGAGACAATCCACTCAGTGTTCGATTCACCCTGACACGGTCCGATGCTCGCAAAACGGCTCTACGAGACCGCTTCGACGGCCTTCGCCGTCAACCATCCCAGGTAAGCCAGGTAGCCGGCGAGCAGCGCCGCCCCCTCAAACCGATTGATTCGACCGCCGCCACCGCGGCGATAGCCGAACACCAGCAGCGCAACCGTCATCACCAGCATGGTCGGGAGGTCGCGGTCCAGCACAGCTGGCGAAACCGGCACCGGGGCGATGCTGCCGGCCAGGCCGACCACCACCAGCGAGTTAAACAGATTCGATCCGAGCACGTTGCCCAGCGCAATCTCGTGCTCGTTTTTTCTGACCGCCACCAAAGAAGCCGCCAGTTCAGGCAGAGAGGTGCCAACAGCGACCACCGTCAGGCCGATCACCAGTTCACTGACGCCCAGACCGGTGGCGACACCCACCGCGCCCCAAACCAGGAACCGGGCGCTGACGATCAGCAGCATCAGACCCACCGACAGCTTGAGCAGCGCCTGCCTGAGCGGCAGCAGACGGCTGGTGATCTCCTCCCGCACCTCTAGACCCAACGCGTCCACCGTGCGCAGCTTGCTGCTGGCGTACACCGACCAGCCGAGAAAAGCGCCAAAAACCCCGAGCAGCAGCAGCCCGTCGAGGCGACTAAGCGTACCGCTGTGGAGCATCCAGCCGAGGAGACCCGTGACCAGCAAAAGAAACGGGAGCTCCTGTCGCAGCACCTTTGACTCGACGCTGATCGGTTTGAGCAGCGCCACCAGCCCCAGGATGAGACCGATGTTCGCGACGTTGGACCCCATGGCGTTGCCGAGAGCCAAAGCCGGCGTACCGTCCAGGGCTGACTGAACGGACACCACAATCTCCGGGGCTGAGGTGCCAAAGCCGACGATCAGCATCCCGATCAGCAGCGGCGACATACCGGCGTGGCTGGCGGTGGCCGCAGCGCCTTCGACAAACCAGCTGGCGGACGCCATGAGCACCAGCAGGCCACCTGCGATAGCGAGGAGCTCGAGCGTCATCGAGCCCCCGGCTCAAACGAGCGCACGGACGCAAAGTCGCCGGTAACCAGGCAGACGAAAACGAGGAAGCGACATTCGGCGTAGCTGTCGGTCGAGGAGGTAGAAGAAATGAGTCCCGCATCCCGCGGTGGCGGCATCAGACCGGCAAATTACCACTCTTTGGCGGGACCCAGAGCCAAATGCGGGAAATTTTTGCGGCTGGCCAGGGCTGTTGGTGGCGTTTTTGTCCGCGAATCCGAAAAGGATCACGGAAATATTGGGATTTTCAGCTTACTTAGAGTGTTTTTCTAAGTATTTTCTCAGAAAATGATTGTAAGCCACTCAAAAATATATAAAATACCCGAAAACCAATAAACGAAGGGAATCGGAGGGGATAGCCTTCGGGCCATCCATTACTGCCCCGGCGAAGGCCGGGGTTTTTTGTGTCCGATGTCTACAGGGTCGCTCAGGCGTCCCAGTCCAGGTCCAGATCGACGTTGACCAGGTCCTCGTCATCCAGGAGTGCCGCCACGTCCTCCGGGTCGAGCTGGCCGGCGATGTTAACCAGCACCGCCTCCGCTTCATCGTCCATCGCGATGACGGTAATGCCT containing:
- a CDS encoding rhomboid family intramembrane serine protease, with the translated sequence MKRTRRDKAWFRKPQKRRWPLAAVLLGVAMAATGIWQRASDWTFGAWGLIPAEFVAAFQGSVEWWQPPLITPLTSLFMHAGWPHLIGNLIYWALFAPRVESRIGALGFASLLLGCGVLANLYSVWLEPEGLAPLVGMSGMVSACMGAFLGLFPRSKVGVILPLGLYLQFLRIPAIALIGSWFGFQVLYTFFGDALGTVAWWTHIAGFVSGLILAIPLSFLTPAVAQRER
- a CDS encoding calcium/sodium antiporter, with amino-acid sequence MTLELLAIAGGLLVLMASASWFVEGAAATASHAGMSPLLIGMLIVGFGTSAPEIVVSVQSALDGTPALALGNAMGSNVANIGLILGLVALLKPISVESKVLRQELPFLLLVTGLLGWMLHSGTLSRLDGLLLLGVFGAFLGWSVYASSKLRTVDALGLEVREEITSRLLPLRQALLKLSVGLMLLIVSARFLVWGAVGVATGLGVSELVIGLTVVAVGTSLPELAASLVAVRKNEHEIALGNVLGSNLFNSLVVVGLAGSIAPVPVSPAVLDRDLPTMLVMTVALLVFGYRRGGGGRINRFEGAALLAGYLAYLGWLTAKAVEAVS
- a CDS encoding S41 family peptidase; the encoded protein is MILALVVAAVCTSRAVAAPPDDMALTLMQMRTLTDVMGHVQRDYVDDTADADLLEDAIRGMLSGLDRHTVYLDADQYRRLESDSQGRYGGIGIEVDWRDGELAVVAVTEEGPAARAGIVRGDTIREVEGIPITKAGPRSALERVRGPADTKVTITVGREGQADRRMTLRREVIRIIAVHGELLDGGLAYLKIGNFQTGTAGRVADTLAELEAGHGAPLGGLILDLRGNPGGVLSAAVGVSDLFLSRGDIVSTRGRDGADLATYQSDADDALEGAPIVLLLDKVSASASEIVAGALKDHGRATLLGEKSFGKGSVQTVLPLRNGGAIKLTTARYYTPSGVSIHGTGIEPDIAMESKPGPDGIDRALLEATKLLRQSDFAGQPAGAASN
- the pyrF gene encoding orotidine-5'-phosphate decarboxylase; this encodes MTDPDYRSSKLIDPAERLIFALDVPHRSDALALVDQLGDAVRFYKLGLEFFLSGSFFPVLEELCSRDKKIFVDLKLFDIPATVAGAVRQLNQYPIDLTTVHGNDAMLRAAAEAADSLKVLGVTALTSLDRGDLDDLGFSCSVEDLVLSRARRALEAGCAGVVSSGLEATRLRENLDHKLLVVCPGIRPVANTDDQQRTVDVAQALRNGADYLVIGRPIRAADDPRGAASAIVETIHSVFDSP
- a CDS encoding general secretion pathway protein GspB codes for the protein MSSILEALKKSEAQRAAGNASRAPLATEPQHRSSQNRRLLLMMPLAIGLAVTVAWRYGLLTSPDDVDSIETPTVAGTAPAAGEAVPAVAPAPAQPAPARAIQPTTAAESAGAAPKPVTEAQPLGPTTEAPAPASSPELGDATVQTETPAAPVATAGSSPPLAEPTDVPMPATATAEPPAQPADDTADAPPPKPGSRLPSLAQLPALEQEIGAVEMTMLVYSQDPARRFALVNGQRLKEGETLEGGVELLEIRRDSCVFAARGQRFVIRSQ
- a CDS encoding AAA family ATPase, whose protein sequence is MYLQYFGLHEAPFSITPDPRFVFLSARHEDALAHLKYGITEGGGGGFVQLTGEVGTGKTTLSRCLLETLPDNISVALLLNPRLPPLELLEAICEELKVSTRAAKGSQKRLVDRLNRYLLRAHGEGRNVVLIVDEAQNLLPEALEQVRLLTNLETPTKKLLQIVLLGQPELRDLLARADLRQLAQRITARYHLTALDGTETADYLAHRLKVAGALENLFTPGACRAVHRYTGGVPRLINIVAERALVATYAAGERRVSAALVKLAAEEVLPPAVGTVEPGPQRSAPPLGAVLRGQLGGLAAGLTLAAAAAVAWWWWDSSRQAAATSPQNAALSGLTASRPAVGSAPDSSIAAPSVEAKGRLGQSGENWIQTWDQAWLRLSDGLSTAAAAAPRRGECPDEPVPPLRCRRARAGTDELEALDRPVMIQLSAADNRYALVRFADSAVEVMGPEESNWLDTREIEARWSGLYIDLFMIPGYVPDVLREGDRGPGVLWVKAAASRSKPAFQADASDPYFGPALRSWAEAFQSAHGLPSDGLIGLATLQRIADREDLMP
- a CDS encoding DUF1820 family protein; the encoded protein is MAKNTLYKVIFLNHGKVYELFARSASASGLYGFVEIGELVFESGESLVVDPTEERIRDEFSDVKVLHLPMHSVIRLEEVEKRGTCQIRDRESGEKITPFPLSAPTGRSES